One region of Persephonella sp. genomic DNA includes:
- a CDS encoding PIN domain-containing protein has product MLLKVEKGEITEVLCATTITTIYYLIRKSLNKEEAKRSIDLILSLFDIAPVNRTVLETARKLNFNDFEDGVIYASAIHSNCDVLITRNVRDFKANEIPIYEPAEFLKILDLKI; this is encoded by the coding sequence ATACTTTTAAAAGTAGAAAAAGGAGAAATTACAGAGGTTTTGTGTGCCACAACTATAACAACTATTTATTATTTGATTAGAAAATCCTTAAATAAGGAAGAAGCAAAAAGAAGTATAGATTTGATTTTATCTTTGTTTGATATAGCCCCAGTCAATAGAACTGTTTTAGAAACTGCACGGAAATTAAATTTTAATGATTTTGAAGATGGAGTAATTTATGCCTCTGCTATACATTCTAATTGTGATGTTTTAATTACAAGAAATGTCAGAGATTTTAAAGCTAATGAAATTCCAATATATGAACCTGCAGAGTTTTTGAAGATTTTAGACTTGAAAATATAA